TGTGCAGCTCACAGGTGGGATCATTGGGGTCATACCTGAGTGACTAGATACACAAAATCTACTGATTTTCCAGAGAGGCAACTTAGCAGATTGAACAAAATAGTTTTGTAACACAAACTGGTAATAAAACCTACTCAGAAGCAAACTGCTGGACTTGGTAAAGCCATTGTATTTCACGGTGCAAGTGAAGTTGGTGTCTTTGGTCACGTTGAGCTTGAACTTGCCAGTGACGTTGTACGGGCTGAGGCTGGACTCGGAAACCCAGCTGACATTCCATGCCACAGGCTCATTGTTGAGAGCTCCAGAGATTTGGGGTTTGGGGTAACCTCCATGAGAAGAACATCTTACCACCATCTCAGTTAATTCACAGGAATCAGCGGATACCTCTGCGCTTACATTCGGCTCACTGAAGTCAGCTGAAGCAAGAAAAGTGAAGTTACCATTCAGGCATATCACAGCGAGGGCTGCAGTCTTTATCACTCTCAGCCAAAGCAAAGGCTCCCCTATGGGGCACTCTTCCTCTGTCATAACCTGTTTGACTTTTCTTGTGCCTTAGCCTTTTCCCCAGAGCCTTGACTGGATATGGCCTTGGTCTTTGCTGCTTATCCTCCCTGAGCAATAAACAGACTTTATGTTCCCTACCTCTCCAATGCTGCCATTTCTCTCTACTTATAGGAGTCTGTGAAACAACAGAAGAAATCACAATATGGGTAGGAAAAACATAGGACTGAATAAAACCCTACATTACAGACAATGGTAGAcaatttccttttccctccctcaTTAGTTCCTTTCCAGCCAGAAGCTCCCAGTGGGGCCATCTTTGCCAGGAAAGATGTGCCACATGTTGATCTCTCAGGTGAGGTGGCCACCAAGAGACTGGATTACATTTTCCGTATGAAAGCTCCTCCCAAAGGCCCAGCTGAGAGCAAGACCAAGTCATGCTAGTCATTGCAAAACTGCACAGCAATGCACAGGTCCCCTAAGACCATATTCTCACTGGACTTTTTGTCTCACTGCCAAAGACAGTTTTCAGAGGTTTCCCACCCACACAGTTTGTTCCATGTGTTCCCACCTGGTCAGATGCATTGCTGCAAGTATTTGTGATGCTGCATGGTGAAATGTATGAGACGACTTGATATGGgtgaaaagggagaagaaaggtGGTGTTCTTCTCATCTTGCTTCTCTTTGCCTATCTGCTTCAAAGTGTAAACAGTTGCATGGATACAACTGACAATGTCTACAGGTTCCAATGAACAGCTCGGGatgagagggaagaggaggcaaGAAGGGGCAAAACAACTATTTAAAGCAATTctctcactggaaaaaaaaatctcagtagGATCACATCTCTAGGAGTAGAGGCACCAGTCAGAAAAAGAAACGCTTCCTGGTGGGCATGAGTCACACCACCACCGCTGCTGCCAAAGGGACCAAATTCTCCCTCACAATCCTGCCAGCTGTAGGTCCACCGCCTGCACACCCTTCAGGCACTAGCCTCAGCTGTGGCAAAGCCAGgtagggagctgcagcagcctgctcaGCTCACTGCAAGACGACTTCCTTGGGAGCAGCCAAGGTTTGCCTGTGATCGCTCCCTGCCCGACTCACCATTTGGAACATACAACTGCTGGGGTCTGCACAAGGCAGACGGCCTTGCGGTTGTAAGCACATGTCCCACGGCTTTTGCTGACCACAAACCCACAGTGTACACTTCCCAGCAACTAGTGAAAGAAATTTGCTCAACTTTGCATGGCCAACCGGAGGCAGATGAGGAGAGACCAGgatttcttcccaggcccactCTCTGTTCAGCAATACAGCATTGATATCCAGCCTGGAAAGTCCCTTCAAACATCCCAGCTGTCTTCACTGAGACTCTCTGATCAGGTGCCAGGGAGGAATGCTTTTGTGCCTTTTTCGTGTTAACCCAATTCCAGCAGCTTTCCCTTTCCTCGTCCCCACTCACTTTACTAAAGGGAGCAAAAGTCTACCATAATCATTACAACTGGCCTGTTGAGCTAGAGAGGGGAtttctggaaggaaagaaaccaGAGTATTTAcggggagaaaaaaagttgtttcacATCTTTCATGCAGTTAGCTCCTCAGCCTTCACCACTAGAGAGGGTGCTGGCAGTGCACTTCCCTTTTTTCATATCAGTTCCCAGAAAGATCACTAAATTTGTCTCCTTGCACATATGCCCACCATGTCCTCAGGCAAACAGGCAATGGACAAACCTCAGcagtgtggatttttttcttttttctgacaaAAGTAATTCCAGATGGGGCACTCTCATTGCCTGAGTTGTCTGGAAGATTCCTGGAACTCTCTGCTGCTAAAGGTATTAAAATGTATGTTTGTATTTATATATGTTagcagcatctctgccttggGTTGAAACCAATCACCACAAAAACAGTGGTGGAAATGGAAAATCTTGTCAACGGAACTTTTTGTAGCCTCCAAGAAAAGATTCAGATTCATTTTGAGCAAAGGAACTCGGGTTATTTCTTTAAGGTAAAAAGCCTCAAATCTCCAGCTGAGTTCAGCCTCAGGTTGTGGAGCTGCAGTGCAGCCGGTGAGCTAGCCAGGCCCCTCGGAGAGGCTGGGCTCCCCAAGGGttgggtgcagggctgggatgctgctgcGGCCACAGAGAAGCAATGCCATCCCATTCCTCTTTTGGCTTGAATGCTTCCCTTGCACCAAGGGCTTGGTCTCTGCTTTTCCCAGAAGACAGTAGGGAGCAGGACAGTCCTCACCAGCAGCAGTATATGGGGAGGGGACTTTTCCCAAGAGAGAGGCATTAAGGCGAAGAAGTCAGTCTGGTGGGAGGAAAGGTAAATTTTCTGCATCTGGAGTAACTATGGAACAGTAAGGAGGGAGGCTGCTGGAGTGGAAACAGTTAACACACCCTACATCAGGTGTTGGGAGGCAATCCACCTACCTGTAACAAGGAGTATGACCGGCTCATTGCACAGAACAACTGAGTCCCCGTTCGGTGAAGAGCTGAGGCGCTGTACTACACACTGGTAAGAGCCATTGTCGAGGATTTCCACAGGGGACATCCAAAGGGTGAGGTTCCTGGTGTTTATCTCTGTCCGATTCTCATACTGCTTGTCCTGGGGCATCTTCTTCCCCTCCACGTAGGCGAGCACTACCACCGTAGTGTTCTTCTGCCAGTAGACCCGGTGACGCTGTAGGCTTTCGGAGGTGGGAATTTCATGACAACAAGGCAGGCCAACTTTGTCCCCTGCTTTGCTTTTGACTATTTTGACTACATTGTTCTGTGCATAGCCTGTAGGTGAGGGAGGCAAACAAAAGTCATGGAGGCAGTGGGACAGCCTTGTGCCAGGGCCTGCTGTATACAGCTCACTTcacccagctcagctctgcacccaCAAATGTTCCTCATCACCCACCGAGCTGtccacagctgcagctctgcgCTGAGGAGAGGCCTCCCTTGGCATTGGCTAAGTGATGCACCGGCACTACTTAGGATCTTGAACTAGCAGGCACACAATGATTTCTGCATGGATTACTGAAGGCAAAGGCAGGACAGTTTCCTGCCTGAATGGAAATTTTGCTGGTCCCTTAAAAAAATGCACACTTTATAGTAAAAGAATGGCCATTATTAATGAAAAGAGATAAAACCATACATGCCCAAAGCACTCTCTCTTCTGTTCTCCCCTTTCAGAGCTCAACATTTGGATAGTCTTTGTCACCCTCTGGTGGGTTCCCTGCATGCCAAACAGGGACACAGTGGACTATTAGTTTGGGGGctttgttgtttgtgtttttttggaaagctgattttttgttttgttttgtttaaaaacaataaagaaaaaaacccaaaccaaaaccccaaacctttcAAGATCCCAGAAGCTAGGAGGAACCCCTTGATGATAAGCAGTGATTACAGCTACACTGTCATAAGCCTCCCGGTGCTATCAAATGAACAATTTTCCCAAATCTAGCTATAACAAATTTATATTTGTGAAGGCCCACAGGCCTCCCCTGTGATTGCTTGCATACCAGCACAGGCATTCCTGACCTCTTGCCCAGTGACCCTGTCTGTGCCATAGGTAGTACACAAGCATGTGCCTGTAATAACAAGCTGAGACTCTTGCAGTGGGTGCAATTTTGATCAGATTAGCACTAGTCCTGCTTTTGTGTAACCTTCAAGGTGATACTTatccctgcacatcctgctctGTTAGTCCAGAAGGTCAAGTTGCTGTACAGTTTGCCCTGCTTGCTTCAGGCTCACTACCTTAGCACGCATCTCCAGTAGTGGGAGGCAGATACCAATCTGTTGCACTCCGCTGACTGAgagcagaaaaacaaggaaatagGTAGCCTCAGGACAGAGAAGATTGAAATGCCTTCTTCCTTCGCCGTGGAACAGACCTCGGTAAAGGCATctgagagagaaagcagagaagtcCTGACCAAGCGGCATGCAGTAGCACCTGCCAGTGAGCTGAGTGCTTCACAAATCTGAGTCTGAGGACTGCTTCCCCATGGTCTGCAAAGCCTGGCTGATGCTGGCTCACACATTACTGGCACAGCTAATGCCGCTGCTAGCTGCAGCCACGCCGGGCACAGGCACAGAGTGTAGCACTCTGCGTGTCATTGGGATGCCGTGACCTTCAGGCTGAGCCGAAGCACCCAAAACAGCCACAAGCTTAGTATCCACCAGGGCTCGTTGGCTTAGTGGTGACTAACCATGACACTCACAGACCCTTGGGACTCCATAACACAGCTGGCAGCGAGACCCCTCTGGCGCACCAACctgtcccctgcagcccaccTCAACAAACTGCTTTGCAGTCCTCCAGCTGCCCAGGATGGAGGGAGTCAAACAGATGCTCAGCCAGCGTGCCAGCACGGCCAGATCTTGAGGCAGCATCTGGGGCTACTTGGGGCTGAAGTTAAGCCCAGACAGAAAGCCTGGGACAGGGCATGAAAGAAGTTTTCACCTTGCTCCCCTGAGGCACACCTACCCCTGTCCCACTTGCACACTTTACATTAAATCTGTAGCAAACACTGAAAACTATCAGGGAGGTTCTGGCAACACTACGGaatgttttaaataaagaaaacagaatacatAATTAAAGCTCAACAGCTTCACTGGTCTTCCAAAGGGAATGGTTCAAACTCAAGTTATTTTCCCCCCACTACCTGTACTTCCCCTTAGAATGCATTGCAAACTGAGCAGCCAGCCTGGGGCAGGCCAGGAGCCCACTCAGCCCGCTGACCTGTGTTAGCCAGCAACTGGTAGTAAAATGGCAGAAAAAACCAGTTCCTCCACATGGGAGAGGGAATGCCATATCCTGCCAACCTTTGGCACCCAGGAATTTAGGGAATTCTTGACATCAGCAGTTGAATCGGTACTGCTAGACTCGGCCTTCAGGAGAAGTCCCTGCCCCTTCAAGGGTGCATGTGTAGTTTTGGCTTCTAAACACCCCGAGAAGATGAGATGCAGGATTTGATTACAGGCCGTGTGaaaaagcatttccttctgTTCACCTTAGAAGCAGCCCACTTCAGGCTGCAGTCCTTGAAGTTCCTCCTCCTGTGTGTCTGCGTTTATGTGTGCtcgtgttctttttttttccctcaaccACACCTTCTCTTGTTCTCACAGTTCAGCTCTTACTATTGCTGGAGGGACTCACAAGAGCAGCCAGCCAAACTTTGGGATTGTGGAGCCTGATAAAGAcaattttctattttccttttcagcgACAGGGGAAGAGTAGGCGTATAGCAAAGGTCAGGGTGACACTGCATCATGAGTTGCATGAGGTTCTCTGTGCCTTGCCCCTTTGAGTCTCCTTTGCAAccaaaaggagaacaaaaaccTTCTTGGCAGTACATGTGCTGGGGCTGGAAACTCCTGCTTATGTCACATCTACCCTTAAAAGGCTCTGCACCCTTGAAACTGCAACCTGAATGCTGCAAACCTGAAGGAACCAAAGTCCATGAAGAGTCATTCAGCCCCACAAAAGTCCCCTCTCATTTTAAAGGTGAACTgcaaagcaaaaatgaaaattcagttCTGTCCCATTTCTGTGCTGAATGTTCTCTGTAACCAGGCTGTGGGGGATGGATCCATTGTGGAAATAATTTCTAATGACttccctgggaaaaaaagacccctcctcttcccaccGCCCCGAAGCCCACCCACTCCCTTGTTGTGCATACACATCGCTCTGTTGCTGGAAGCTCATGGCGTGTGGCAATGCTAAATTGATGGAAGGGCTGACTTTCTGTTTCCCAGGCAGAAAAACATGTCTCATTCACactgtgcctgtgctgcagaTGCCCCATATGGCAGGGCTAATTAGAACAGAAAAGTGAGCGTGGAGGAAACCCgctcttttttgtttgctccAAAAGTCAGCAAGCAGGAGAGCTATTGAGCCCAGACCCATATTTCCTTCACTCCTTACCCAAGCCACATTTCAGAAATTCCCTGTCCACAGAGCTTGGTTATCCTGACCACACGTACAGTCAGGTGGGACAGAAGACTGCTTCAGAGACTGAATTCCAGCAGAGACATTTGActgcaaaaagcagtaaaagacTATGCAGCACTCTAGAGAAGCGGTGTTGAACTGATGGAAACAGAAATTCCTGATGAACAGAAACCCCAAAGCCATTCCCTTTCCCTTCTATTTCCCATTTCTCTGCCTTTCTGAATGGCTTTGTCCTTTTTCATTCTTACCTTGCATTACCTCGCCTTGCACATAACCCGCAAAGCAATACATATGATGGGAAAAGGTCCTTCTTGGAGGGCCTGGAGTCATTTGTCCCTGGTAAGGTAAGACAGTGGATCTGCACATTTTTTCAACTGATAGTCCTGCAAAAAGCTTCAAGGCCAATTGTTGGTGGCCTTCCAAAACCAGAAGGGTCAAAACAGTcttgggttgcttttttttttcccataaggTTCTCTATTCATCTTTGCAACAGCAGCTGGTCTCTCTGCTGTTCAATTATTGGCATTGCTGACTTTGCTAAGGACCACGCACCTGGGACCCCCGCTCCGCCGGGATACTGATACGTCTCTTGCCCTCCGCCTGTGCAGGGGCTGGAAAAAGGTACTtggggcagctctgggaggaGGTGCACCTCATGTGGTGGCAAGGCAAAGGCACCTGTGGTATTTAGGGCTCAGTCAGCTGAGGAAAACGTATCTGGTGGAGCTGCAGCCATCTTCTGGTGGCCATCccctggggttgctgtgggAATCACACCCAACAGTCCCTGGGTAATTCTGCAGCTTAGGGCCCTCATTTTCGGTGAAAAGCCCATTCTCCCCAAACTTGCAGGATTTATCCTTTGAGGACGAGGCAGTATGTTACAGGGATTTCTGAGTAAGACATTGAATCAGttgagaaatttttaaaagctgagtcTTTCAAGGACTAGGCACTCTCCCTTGATCTTTATCCCAGGTGATTTTGCCACTGAGGAATCAGATTCTCCCCAAGCTTTCTGTGGAGTTAAAATTCTGCAGACATCCTATGCTACACTGGAATACATGAAGAAATGCCTTGTGTTTAAATCAGTGTTGTGACAGACTCCTGTGAATACACTGTTCACAGAAAGACCCTATCAGATGCCCAGGTAACTTACATGTGGAGCCATTGTTCATCAGTGCATGAAAACACTGCCTTCCTCTGCATTTCTCTGTATGTACCCCCTGCAATGTGAAGGATGGgatgaaacacagaaaagcaggtgCTGGCAggccctgctgccagctggcTGCAGGTGCTGGCTGCCCTCTTTAAGGAGTCCACGACTGCATACTAACCTGGGCAGGAGCATCTGGCAAGTGTCCTAGGCTCCTTCTACTCAGACTCCCCTCCAGCAAGTTGAGGCATGCAAAGGGAAGTCTAGGCACGCAGAGAAAGGAGGACCAGCCCTTTCCTCTTGCACAACCCCAAGTCTATCTTTCCGGTCACAAaccacagggctgctgctctggcagagaaaagcagctctaAATCCAGATTGTTTTGCTCATGCCATGGTGACCTTCTGCAGGGTCATGTTCCCTTACTCATCCCAAATGCAGTGagagagaggagcagaaaagacGTCCCTAAGACAAGCGACGCACGGTAGCAGTTCCGCTCCGTCTGGCTTCCCCGTACCCACTCGAGCTAGTCAAGCATGCCCACAGCAGTGAAGTGGTAGGATTAATCCCAGCTGATGATGGTGGCATGGCAGGCCTAAGGTAGGGAAATGAATTGAAGAGATTTGTTTCTTAAAGTTCATCTCTGCTTACTTCTGCACTGTAACCTCAGAGTgccctgcctggagcagcatAGCAAGGGCACGACACTACTTACTTGGCTTTATGTACTCTTGGCTTCATGTTGCCATACTCCTAAATAAAGCAGTGGCCTTGCTTtgcccagctctgtgctgcttgatttgaaaataattatacCATCCCCAAGGCATTTTGGTGCCTGGCTCCTTCATCAGCCTTCATTCcattttaatgctgttttgtTTCATGTGCAAAGCCTTTAGGGAAGAAACCCTTGAAGTCACAAAAGTGGCTGTGAAAACCAGAGGACATTTTCCTGCCTTTACAGACAGAGCACCCATTTTTgcagcctgatctaggttgacctgcttctgcaggggggttggactaaatgatctctaaaggtcccttccagcccctaccattctatgattctatgagtttaCGGTTCTGTGAAAACGGATTTCACATCCCCCTGATCACCTTTTTGCCATGAAGCCAACAAGGCAACACGGCCTAACAGGGAATGAAAGGAAGCGTGAGTCATGACTGAGTCTGACTCTGTCAAAAACCTGGctttaaaggaaagcaaaactcTATTAatcacaaaaaagttccactatCTGCAATTAGCaagtgagaaaaggaaagggaatcTGAAATACTTTGGTAaaggggctggcagcagccttggggcagctccagccagtGATACCCTTCCCTCTTGCTCCAGCTCATGTTTCGGTACTTCTTGAGATAAAGATCTATTGCTTTCTGAGTcactgctgccctggctgggacaAGCCCACCACCTGGGTATGCCCAGTCCGCTTTGTTTACAACATGAGTAAGATTGCAACTCTTTGCAAGTCAGCCAGCAAATTTTAGTCTTGGCACTAGCCAGGAGGTCAGATCCAAGCAATGAGATGGAAGATGAGAGGCGAAAGTACTTGGGAGTGGGATGGGGACTACATCGTGTCTCAAGATCTTCCCCTTTGCTGCGGAACCCTACATGTCTcttggggaggagaggaaggagggctTACTTGTCTCCCATGCTGCATACTGGCAGGGACACTAGTGATGGGGCCAGAAGGATGTCTTTGATTTTGTGAAAGGAGCAAAGGGAAGAGTCTTTCtgaaacttctctttttctgttcccaGCACGTGGAGTGGGTGACCCCATTAGGATGACAAAAGGGCAGAGTGGACAATGAATCTGAATGTCCTCAGAGCATTTGCATATTTTAGTTCTCGAGATCCAATTCCTGCAACTGGCTCAGCACTGTCATGATTTCCTGGTTTGGGGCAGAAACTAGATACGGCTGTTGTGTAAGACAGGCCTTTGGGGGAGATTTGTCACacacaaagacaaaaataaatttgttattttttttttcccctgcaggcTCTGTCTCTTGCTGACTGGATCACTTTGTACTTCCTCTATATTCATCTCCCAGCAGAAGATGTTCTCAGATCTTTTCCCTAATCCCTCCAGTACCACTGCCATGCATGCTGCCGTCCTCGCAGCACAGCTTTTCAAGTTGAGGTCCTCCCTGCTGCTTAAAGCTGCAGTTTTCTTCAGTACTTGCCACATTTCATTGCCTTGCTTGCTCCCCCAAGTAGCCAGCCCAGTCTTGAAACTAATAGAAGGTGACAGTGCTGACTAACCAGGAAAATCAAGTATGATACCTCTCACATAAGCCCAttcaaaattagaaaaattacttttaggCTCTTAAAGTACTtgcccacagccacagcaaTAGTCACCAGTGCAGCTAGCAATGATACAGGCCTGGTAGCCATTATCTTGTTTACAAAAACCTGGTCTCTGCTTAGACACTAACTcacaaacagctctgcagatgaTGACCTTGACAATAGTCCCGAAGCTGGAGGACTGGCTGGATTAAACAGCCCTACATAAGAGTGCAGCATGACAAGTGGTAATTAactaagggtgactaaggaaaCCAGACGAAAGCAGCCCAGAGGTGTCTGAAAGCTGtaagagctgcagagagagagaaatgtaaggcatagggcaggggctgctgaaGACAGCCATGGGGATCATCACAGGGCAGGGCAGTGTGGGCAAGGCACTCTCTTGGCTCGTAGGAGGCAGGGTCTTGTAGCGATGTCTGTTCAGACTGAAGCCCTTCTCCCAGCACAGGGATGAAATCCTGTTTGCTAGGCATTTAAAACTGCCCTGCTGGAGAGTACTTGCTCTGGTGAGAGCAGCGGTGCACAGACACACTTGCCTGGATGGTCTTTTCTAGCAATGTTTTGTACGATACAGTAGCATTCTGGGCTTGCCAAAAGGTGAACATCTTTTGAGCACAGTATAGCTAGAGATGCCACCATTAGCCAGTAGTCAGCACTTTTGTTTTCAGCCAGGGAGTCCCCTGGGAccaatgatattttaaaagcataacagtgaaaaaagcagaagcaaagccTGTGGCATTTCCGTGTTGGGAAAGATTTACATATTCTCAAACGACCTCCTGAGACTCCCGATGGTGATGGCCCTCCAAGGGGACAGAAGAGCTACAATTAAACATAAAgttaatttatttgaaaacaaaaatgaccTCCTTTTGCCAAGCAAACAGGCTTCACTGCATTCAGCACATTTGCCTTGCTATCTCATGCGAAATACATCTATGTGCGTGTAGCACTTACAGTAGCAAGCACGTGTTAAAAATGAAGGAGAGTTTCTCTGAATGTGGAAATTCTCTTCCAGCCTGACACAACGTTAGACAGGTTAGACAAACTGGCACTGATCTCATGCCTTCCTCACATAAGCAAAGGGGATCTgtctcccttttcccttccaatcctaTGTGCTCCTACTGCTTTCCCTGTAGATCTCTCCAAAGGCTGGTTCAATGTGCCACATCAGTGTAAAAcaaggggaaagaaaggaatCTTTCTGCTAAGCTGGAAGGTGAATTAGGTCATCCAATGATCAGACAGGTACCAGAACTATCTGAGGGAGGAGCAACATTGTACCTTTTGGTGGCAATGTCCCATTTGGCCGCCTCATCTGTGTAGCCTTGTCTGCCTCTCCCTCCTACACAGCATGGGATGTAAAAGCAAACTGTCATTGAAGAGAGCAATCTGACCCCTGCAGAAGACTTAACTCATCACAAGTGAGGCAGAGGGATAACACTGTCAGTGGCAGCCTTCATTTGTGTCAGATTAATTACACCCAT
Above is a window of Colius striatus isolate bColStr4 chromosome 1, bColStr4.1.hap1, whole genome shotgun sequence DNA encoding:
- the CD80 gene encoding T-lymphocyte activation antigen CD80 → MACLPTTSPALASRRWLGLGLFVLLCLSLGYAQNNVVKIVKSKAGDKVGLPCCHEIPTSESLQRHRVYWQKNTTVVVLAYVEGKKMPQDKQYENRTEINTRNLTLWMSPVEILDNGSYQCVVQRLSSSPNGDSVVLCNEPVILLVTADFSEPNVSAEVSADSCELTEMVVRCSSHGGYPKPQISGALNNEPVAWNVSWVSESSLSPYNVTGKFKLNVTKDTNFTCTVKYNGFTKSSSLLLTKPEGCAVPTVPPSYNVITATSIIIIIFLLAITLAARYLPRHGLRIQWKRVQKSVRSHLRALK